A window of the Algoriphagus halophilus genome harbors these coding sequences:
- a CDS encoding MltF family protein — MKKTAILLFTILTVLTFGVQCTFLEKQFGDKSKQEEYILDLPGIKTRGFIRAAVDNNSTGYYIYRGRRMGYEYELLRDLAKRLDVQLHLVLISDIEKAFDYLENGKVDLVAMNLEENPERKSRANFSRPLGNMSTVLIGSKPNQKISSWDQLQGDTIMVRQGSVYKSQLCAIKDSLQVQFTVLEKPDHEEALIDQVVKGEIKWTVADQNIAQANATYYEGLDISWKVKKEGEVSWVVRKNSPKLLSSLDDWLEDKQKRFIPDLYAKYFLNSKNSYFRSNSPFSSLAGNRISQFDEIIQDGAEQLGWDWRLLASLVYKESRFDTTATSYAGASGLLQLMPVTLERFGVNNPHDPIESLTGGVRYLRYLDKFWLERVPETNERIKFILASYNIGHGHVEDAWRLAMKYGSNTQSWEAISEFLELKSDPKYYKDPVVKSGFAKGHLAVNYVKDIMSIFDSYKALVQP; from the coding sequence ATGAAGAAAACAGCCATACTTCTTTTTACCATTTTAACAGTTTTGACCTTTGGGGTACAATGTACTTTTCTGGAAAAACAGTTTGGGGATAAGAGTAAACAAGAAGAGTATATTCTGGATTTGCCGGGAATAAAGACGCGTGGATTTATACGGGCTGCAGTAGATAATAATTCTACTGGCTATTACATCTACCGTGGTCGTAGAATGGGTTACGAGTATGAATTGCTAAGAGACCTAGCCAAAAGACTGGATGTTCAACTTCATCTGGTTTTGATTTCTGATATAGAAAAAGCATTTGATTACCTGGAAAATGGTAAAGTGGATTTGGTTGCTATGAATTTGGAGGAAAATCCAGAAAGAAAAAGTAGAGCTAACTTTTCTAGGCCATTGGGTAATATGAGTACTGTTCTGATAGGAAGTAAACCCAATCAAAAAATATCTTCTTGGGATCAATTACAAGGCGATACCATTATGGTAAGGCAGGGATCTGTATACAAATCCCAATTATGTGCAATCAAGGATTCGCTTCAAGTCCAATTCACAGTTCTGGAAAAGCCGGATCATGAAGAGGCTTTAATCGATCAGGTGGTGAAAGGTGAAATTAAATGGACTGTTGCAGACCAGAATATTGCTCAGGCAAATGCTACCTATTATGAAGGGCTGGATATTTCCTGGAAGGTAAAAAAGGAAGGTGAAGTCTCTTGGGTAGTCAGAAAAAATTCGCCTAAACTTCTTTCCTCATTGGATGATTGGCTGGAGGACAAACAGAAACGATTTATTCCAGACCTATATGCCAAGTATTTTTTGAATTCCAAAAACAGTTACTTCCGTTCGAATAGTCCATTTTCCTCCCTTGCTGGAAACAGAATTTCTCAGTTCGATGAGATTATCCAAGATGGTGCCGAGCAATTGGGTTGGGATTGGCGGCTTTTGGCTTCTCTTGTATATAAGGAGTCCCGTTTTGATACCACTGCCACTTCTTACGCAGGGGCTTCAGGATTGCTGCAACTTATGCCAGTCACATTGGAAAGATTTGGAGTCAACAATCCCCATGATCCAATCGAATCATTAACAGGAGGTGTTCGCTATCTCCGATACTTGGATAAATTTTGGTTAGAAAGAGTTCCAGAAACAAATGAACGGATCAAGTTTATCCTTGCTTCTTATAACATTGGTCACGGTCATGTGGAAGATGCCTGGAGACTTGCCATGAAATATGGAAGTAATACCCAAAGTTGGGAGGCAATTTCTGAATTTCTTGAACTAAAGTCCGATCCAAAATACTATAAAGATCCCGTAGTAAAGAGTGGGTTTGCCAAAGGGCATTTGGCTGTAAACTACGTCAAAGACATCATGAGTATTTTCGACTCTTATAAAGCTTTGGTACAGCCTTAA